The DNA window TCGTCGATGAAATGGTTGCTAAGTTCACTCATACTATCCAGATGGACTGGATGCTACCGGGTGTTGCTCCGACCGGGAAACGGATTGAGGTGCCAACGGTCGCGATTATTCGGTTCCGTGACGGCAAGTTAGCCCATGAGCACATCTACTGGGATCAGGCGAGTGTACTGGTTCAACTCGGCTTGCTTAATCCTGGTACGCTGCCCGTTGTGGGCATTGACAGTGCGCGTAAGGCGCTCGATCCGAACTTGCCCTCAAACACATTAATTCATTGCGCCAGCGATGGCGACTCAGGATGAAATACAACACCGGCATTTCTCACTAACAGATTAGTAACCTGGTAGTAGTGCCATCCTAGCTGTCTTGCGCCAATTTCTTGAAAACAACACACTGTCTATTTTGACTTAGCAGTCAAAATAGAGTTAAACATAAGCTCTATCTAGCTTTCAGTGATTGGGATCGCAAAACTTGTGAGCAATGCGGGTGATAGCACTGTGGGGGAACAACGGGCGGTGCTTGAAACACATCGGCAGGAGGTTAAGGAGCGACTGTGTGAACTCAGTTGCCATTTGGAAGCGATTGAGAAAAAAATCAATCGCTGTAAACAAGAGGAACAAATTAAGTACTTTAAGGAAATTGAAAGAAGTTAACTATGAATGTGCTAATTGTCTATGCTCATCACGAACCCAAGTCCTTTAATGGCGCACTGAAAGACATCGCTGTTGAGGTTTTGACCGAGGTAGGCCACCAAGTAAAAGTGTCGGATTTGTATGCCATGAATTTCAAAGCCATTGTCGACCGGGCTGACTTTAAGGAGATGCTAGAGCCCGACTATTTGAAGTACGGGATTGAGCAGCGACATGCTTACGAGAACGATGCGCTAGCTGACGATATCAAGGCTGAACAAGAAAAGCTGCGTTGGGCAGACTTGCTAATCCTCCAATTTCCAATTTATTGGTTCTCGGTGCCCGCCATTCTCAAGGGCTGGGTGGACCGGGTGTTCACGACGGGCTTTGCCTACAGCAAAGGTATGTCTTACGACACTGGCGGATTGAAAGGCAAGCGAGCAATGCTTTCGTTCACTACTGGCGATCCGTTCGATACCTTTGCCCACAACGGTCGTCATGGTGATATAGACATAGTGCTTTGGCCAATTCAGAACGGTATTCTCCGCTTTGTCGGCTTCGATGTTCTACCTCCATTTATTGCTTGGTCTGCTGCCAGCGGGGGTCAAGAGATTCGTGAGCGCCACTTGGTTGACTATCGTGGCAGACTTCTTGCCCTAGACAGGACGGAGCCGCTATTTTTTCATTTAGCAGAGGATTACAACGAGTCGTGGCGGCTTCGACCAGGCATTGAAGCACGTACACCGGGGCAGAGAACGATGACCCGAGATGAGTGTGTAAGCTTACGGAATGCTCAAGTCTTGCAACTAGGAAGTTCGCTTCTTGCAGAATAGCAATATCCGCGCAACTCTCGATTTAGCCCAATCCCTTGAAACCTTTGAGAAAGCTGTTGTCTTAGCTTTAGTGCTTAGAGATATATCTGAGTAGGATGGGCGAATACTCAAACAACGAGAACAGCAGATTAGACAAGCAGCTGGCATACTTCACCAAAGGACATAAACAGTAGCGACTGAATTATCAAAAGGTGGCTACAAGGTTCCATGTTTGATGCAGATGTATAAAAATGAACGACGATCGCAGTCACAGTTCCTTACTTGTCCCACCTTCAACCCAAGATTGGATGCAAGGTGTGCTGAGTGCCAAGGTCGTGCTGGTGATGTATGGAGATTATCAAGACTCCAAAAGTGCGGACATTTACAAGATGATTAAAGCGATCGAACGAGAGCTTAATGCTTCTTTAGGAGAGGATTATTTATGCTTTATCTTCCGCCATTTTCCGCAAACACAGATCCATCCTCATGCTCAACGGGCAGCCCAAGCTGCCGAAGCCGCCGCTGCCCAAGGACAGTTTTGGTTAATGAATGATACTTTATTTACCCATCAACGCAATTTGGAGAATGGTTATCTTGTCGAGTATGCCAATGATTTAGGGCTTGATATCCCTCAGTTTCTCAAAGACCTGTCTAAGCAGGTGCATATCAATCGTATCAATGAAGACATCAAAGGTGGAATACAGAGTGGAGTAACGACTGCCCCAGCCCTATTTATCAATCACATTCGATATACCGAACGCTGGAAAATGACAGAGTTGATGACAGCTATTGTTGCTGCAAGTCACTAAGCTCTATTCATATCTGACTTGTTTGTTAATGCTAGTATCCGCGATCGCCCTTACTACAAAAATCAGGAGGTTACACCAACATGGTTCAAGAGCAAACTGTAAATAAACCAGAAAATGTACAAGAAACTCCCAACCTGACACCCGCTCAGGAAGCCTTGCAAGCAATCTGGGAAGAGCACTTGGGGTTCGAGTTTGGCACTCACAGCACCGAAGATGCTCTCGCTACGATGGTTGAGGATGCTTACGTTAACCACATTCCAGTAATGACTAAGGGAGTTGGGAAACCAGCACTACGGGAGTTTTATTCTAAATACTTTATTCCACAGATGGCACCAGACACCGAGCTAACTCCGATCTCACGCACGATCAAAACGGATCAACTCGTCGATGAAATGGTTGCTAAGTTCACTCATACTATTCAGATGGATTGGATGCTACCAGGTGTTGCTCCGACTGGGAAACGGATTGAAGTGCCAGTGGTCGCGATTATTCAATTTCGTGACGGCAAGATAGCCGATGAACATCTCTACTGGGATCAGGCGACTGTCTTGGTTCAAATCGACTTGCTTGATTCTGAATTCTGAGAATTACAGATGATTAAATCCATGATTTTAGCAGGGACATATTGACATGGAAAAAGGAAGATTGACAGCATTCAGTGATGGTGTCATCGCCATCATCATCACGATTATGGTACTGGAACTGAAAGTACCCCACGAAGATAATTTAGCTACATTACGTCCGCTAATTCCCGTATTTCTAAGCTACATTCTTAGCTTTATCTATTTGGGAATTTATTGGAATAACCACCACCACTTATTTCAGGTAGTGCAGTATGTTAATGGTCGAGTTTTGTGGGCTAATCTGCACTTACTGTTCTGGTTGTCACTCATTCCCTTTGTCACTGCCTGGACGGGGGAAAGTTACTTCACCGCTTTACCCGTTGCCTTTTATGGTGGTGTGATGTTGTTCAGCGCAATTGCTTATTTGATTCTGACTGTGACTCTGATTGCTCATCACGGTCAACATTCGGCGATCGCGATCGCGATCGGGAGAGATTTTAAGGGCAAGGTATCAGTGGTGATTTATGCCGTATCGATTCTCCTCGCCTTTGCTAATTCATGGCTAGCTTTTAGTCTTTATGTATTGGTGGCAATGATGTGGTTGATTCCAGATCGTCGGATTGAAAAAGCAATGCGCTGATTAAAGTATCGTCAGACTGCCATCTATGCCAATAACCTGCAAGATTGACAATGAGGCTCAATCGCATAGACTCACGCAATTTGCCCATCTCAGAGGTAATCAATGACTACCACAGCACTCCATCTCATTCACGATTTCAAACGTACTCAACAAAGGAACACAATGAATAAACCAAAGTTTTTTGTCACCCCTGGTTATGGGGAACATATGCTGAATGAATTGCATTACTCGCAAGCGGTAAAAATTGGCGATCGCGTAGAGACATCAGGACAAGGCGGCTGGGATGACAATCTGCAAATTCCCGAATCGCTTGCGGACGAGATTGCTCAGGCGTTTCGGAACGTAGAGCGAACCTTGGCAGCTGCCGGTGCAGGTTGGGAGCATGTTGTTCATGTCAATTCTTACCATGTTGGAGGGTTTCCTCCAGAGGTTAAC is part of the Pleurocapsa minor HA4230-MV1 genome and encodes:
- a CDS encoding ester cyclase, which translates into the protein MVQEQTVNKPENVQETPNLTPAQEALQAIWEEHLGFEFGTHSTEDALATMVEDAYVNHIPVMTKGVGKPALREFYSKYFIPQMAPDTELTPISRTIKTDQLVDEMVAKFTHTIQMDWMLPGVAPTGKRIEVPVVAIIQFRDGKIADEHLYWDQATVLVQIDLLDSEF
- a CDS encoding thioredoxin domain-containing protein, producing the protein MNDDRSHSSLLVPPSTQDWMQGVLSAKVVLVMYGDYQDSKSADIYKMIKAIERELNASLGEDYLCFIFRHFPQTQIHPHAQRAAQAAEAAAAQGQFWLMNDTLFTHQRNLENGYLVEYANDLGLDIPQFLKDLSKQVHINRINEDIKGGIQSGVTTAPALFINHIRYTERWKMTELMTAIVAASH
- a CDS encoding ester cyclase, producing the protein MVKQQSVDNQTSLQAIANLTPAQEVLQAVWEAHVQSEFVSHNTEDALATMVEDAYVNHIPVMTGGVGKPAVGEFYSKYFIPQIPPDLELIPVSRTIGTDQLVDEMVAKFTHTIQMDWMLPGVAPTGKRIEVPTVAIIRFRDGKLAHEHIYWDQASVLVQLGLLNPGTLPVVGIDSARKALDPNLPSNTLIHCASDGDSG
- a CDS encoding DUF1211 domain-containing protein is translated as MEKGRLTAFSDGVIAIIITIMVLELKVPHEDNLATLRPLIPVFLSYILSFIYLGIYWNNHHHLFQVVQYVNGRVLWANLHLLFWLSLIPFVTAWTGESYFTALPVAFYGGVMLFSAIAYLILTVTLIAHHGQHSAIAIAIGRDFKGKVSVVIYAVSILLAFANSWLAFSLYVLVAMMWLIPDRRIEKAMR
- a CDS encoding NAD(P)H-dependent oxidoreductase; the protein is MNVLIVYAHHEPKSFNGALKDIAVEVLTEVGHQVKVSDLYAMNFKAIVDRADFKEMLEPDYLKYGIEQRHAYENDALADDIKAEQEKLRWADLLILQFPIYWFSVPAILKGWVDRVFTTGFAYSKGMSYDTGGLKGKRAMLSFTTGDPFDTFAHNGRHGDIDIVLWPIQNGILRFVGFDVLPPFIAWSAASGGQEIRERHLVDYRGRLLALDRTEPLFFHLAEDYNESWRLRPGIEARTPGQRTMTRDECVSLRNAQVLQLGSSLLAE